The following nucleotide sequence is from Ferruginibacter lapsinanis.
ATCCTGATCAGACAACAATATTTTGTAATCCCCAAAAAATACCTTTACTTTATACAGTAACGATTGCCTGCCCTCACAAACACAAAACAACCAAAACAACTATGGCAATCAGGGTAGCAATACAACACAAAACAACCTACAAATACGACAGAGCTGTTACCATCGCTCCGCATATCTTCAGGTTAAGACCAGCAGTGCATTCCAGGACACCCATTGAAGCCTATTCACTTAAGATCACCCCGAAAGACCATTTCATCAACTGGCAGCAAGATCCCTTTGGTAATTACCAGGCAAGAGTGGTATTCCCTAACCCGGCAACTGAGTTATCAGTTGATGTAGAAGTAATAGCCAATTTAACCGTTATCAATCCATTCGATTTTTTTGTAGAAGAATATGCAAAAGGTTTTCCATTTAAGTATGATGAAATATTAGCAAAAGAATTGGTTCCTTATCGTGAGATAAAAGAAAACGGACCACTATTAAGACAATGGTTATTAGAGATCGACAGATCACCCAAACCCATTGTAGATTTTTTAGTCTCTATCAATCAAAAAGTAAACAGAGATATCAATTATACCGTTCGTATGGAAGCCGGTGTACAAACCTGCGAACAAACACTTGAAACAAGATGGGGCTCGTGCAGAGATTCTGCATGGTTGCTGGTACAGGTATTAAGATATCTTGGATTGGCATCTCGTTTTGTATCAGGTTATTTAGTGCAGTTAACTGCCGATATAAAATCTCTCGACGGCCCTTCGGGTCCCGAAAAAGATTTCACCGATCTGCATGCATGGGCAGAAGTGTATATCCCGGGTGCCGGCTGGATAGGCATGGACCCTACCTCTGGCCTGTTTGCAAGCGAAGGACATATACCACTGGCATGCACACCCGATTTTGCCAGTGCAGCACCTGTTGTAGGCACTACAGATCTTTGCAACGTAACATTTGAATTTGATAACAGCGTAACACGTATACACGAAGACCCGAGAGTAACCAGACCATATACCGAACAGCAATGGGCTGAGATGGATGCACTCGGTCACCAGGTAGATAAGGAATTATCAGAAGGAGATGTGCGACTAACCATGGGTGGCGAACCAACTTTTGTTTCCATCGATGATATGGAATCTGCACAATGGAACACTGCTGCAGATGGAAAAGAAAAACGTTTATTAGCACACGATCTTATTTTTAAATTAAGAGATCAATTTGGCCCCGGAGGTATGTTGCATTACGGTATGGGCAAATGGTATCCCGGCGAACCCTTGCCACGCTGGCAATACGGCTTGTTCTGGCGAAAGGATGGTGTACCTGTCTGGAAAAACAGCAACTACATCGCAGGTGAAAGAGTAGAAAAAAAATATACCGAAAAAGAGGCTGAACTTTTTGCCAATGAACTAGCAAAACATTTAGCCGTAAGCACTGAAAATATTTCCCCGGTGTATGAAGATGTATTTTATTTTTTATGGAGCGAAGGAAAGATACCTGCCAATGTTGATCCGTTAAAATATAATTTAAAAGATACCACCGAAAGAAAAACAATTGCTCAACTACTCGATAAAGGATTAGAAAAACCTGCCGGCTTTGTACTCCCCATTGCATGGAACTACTGGAGCAATACATGGCAAAGCATTAAATGGCAGATGAACCGTGAAGAAGTATTTTTAATCCCCGGCAACTCTCCTATCGGCTTACGGTTACCGTTAGACTCATTACCTGCCGTTGCAAAAGAAGATGAACCTCAAATAGTAGAACGCAGTTTGTTTGAAGAAGTGCCTGCATTTGAAAACTTCGATGATACCATTAGTGCCCGTTACGATTCAGTAAGTACACACAACGATCCCTCAACTAGCCGTCGGCCACTTGCCGCAGCCGAAAACACTAGCCGTAGACCGCAGCCGGTGGCAGCAGCTGCCGCTGAAAACATCACCGCAGCAATCCCTGTTATCAAAACAGCTTTGTGTGTAGAAGAAAGAGAAGGTGTGATATATATATTCTTCCCGCCCTGCGATTACCTGGAACATTATTTAGACATGCTCTCTTCCGTAGAAGCAACAGCTGCCAAATTAAATATTCCTGTACGCATTGAAGGTTACGAACCACCAAGAGACAACCGTATGGAAAGAATGGTGGTATCTCCCGATCCCGGCGTAATCGAAGTAAACATTCATCCTGCAAAGAACTGGGATGAGTTAAAACATATTATCAATACCGTGTTTGAACAGGCACGGCTATCAAGATTGGGCACAGAAAAATTCATGCTCGATGGTAAACACACCGGCACAGGTGGCGGCAACCATATCACCATTGGTGGTGCTGTACCTGCGGATAGTCCGCTGTTGCGCAGGCCCGATGTATTGCGTAGCCTCATCACTTATTGGCAACACCATCCCGGCCTGTCTTATTTATTTTCCGGTGCATTCATCGGACCAACCAGCCAGGCGCCACGCTTTGATGAAGGCCGTGAAGAAAGATTGTATGAAATGGAAATTGCCTTCAGCCAGGTGCCCGAAGGAGAAGAAGTGCCTTTCTGGTTAGTAGATAGAATTTTCCGACATCTGTTGACCGATATCACCGGCAACACACACCGGGCAGAATTCTGTATCGATAAATTATATTCTCCTGATTCTTCTTCCGGCAGGTTAGGCATTTTAGAATTCCGTGCATTTGATATGCCGCCACATAAAGAAATGAGTTTGATGCAGATGTTATTGATACGCACACTCATTGCATGGTTCTGGAAGAAACCATACAAACATGATCTGATACGATGGGGTACAGAATTGCACGACCGTTTTATGTTACCACATTTTGTAAGAGAAGATATGCAGGAAGTAGTGACCGACCTCAACAATGCAGGTTACCCTTTCAAACTTTCCTGGTTCGAACCATTCTTTGAATTCCGTTTTCCGCATTACGGTAGTGTGCAGATAAAAGGCATTGATATGGAGCTCCGCATGGCCATTGAACCATGGCATGTATTGGGCGAAGAGATGAGCAGCTCAGGCACTGCCCGTTTTGTTGACTCCTCCCTTGAACGTGTGCAGGTAAAACTCCGCAATTTTAATGAAGGCCGTTATGTGCTCTTATGCAATGGAGCCCGTGTGCCCTTAAGAGCCACCGAAATTAAAAGCGAATATGTTTGCGGTATCCGTTACCGTGCCTGGCAGCCGCCAAGTGCATTGCACCCTACCATTGGTATTGATACGCCACTAACCTTTGATATTGTTGATACATGGAATGGCCGCTCTGTTGGAGGCTGTACATATCATGTGGTGCATCCCGGCGGAAGATCTTACGATGCATTTCCCGTGAACAGCTTTGAGGCAGAGAGCCGACGTGTGAGCCGCTTCAACGATTTCGGGCATACACAGGATGTGTTGATCGCCACGGTACAAACAACCGACACCATCGGCGAAGACCATTATATCACCATTGACAGACCATCCTTTGTTATTGATGCACCCGAAATAGAGATCAACAAGGAGTATCCATGTACGTTAGATATACGGCAACATTGGAAGAAAGGAAAACGTTCGTAACAAACAACAGATAGGAGAACAACACTAATATAGACGCAGGACTCCGTTCTGCGTCTACACAGAATCGCTACAGAAAAAAATCATTGTATACCAGTATGCAACCTTTATTTGGATTTTTTCATCTATGAAAAAAATCCGCTAGCAATGAGATTTATCCAACACTACCTGTTCATGCTGATCTTATTTTTTACGCAAACGGTTCTCTCTCAAAATTATTCACCCTGGCAACATCCCGTCATTAAAGCAGCAGATCAACACACTCCCGGATTCCTTGCACTTCATCACGCTACGGATGATGATCATTATATCCCACTTGCAATATTTGATACCCAAAAACAGCAACTATATTATGTCACCACTTTCGGAAAGATATTCGATTCCATTGCTGTTGGCCCCAAACTGGCGGAACAAATTACCCTCAAAAATGTAGATGTATTTGATTATTTCTCCCGGCTGTTTACGATGGATTGCCTGGAGGAGATACATGCAATGAGGACACTTGTAACCATTCATGCCAACGACCTGAAAAAATACCTGCCCGAAAATTCTTTTATAAATTATACACCCCTGCTCTCAGCTCCCGGTTCATCAGATAAACTATCCCTGCTTGATAATTATGAAAGATCGATCTGGCAGCAGTGCATCTTAATGAACACAATACTCTATCAGCCGGTAAATATCTATGAAAAAAAAGATAGCCTGAAAAACTATGAGCAATCCAAATTAAAACTACAGCGGGAAAACAACGGTAATGCTGTTCAATATGTGGGATATATCAACAACAATTCAATACTCTCGAAAGCTGTTTTAAATATGACAACAGCCACTGTTTATATTTATGATAAAAAAAATATCGTTGCAGACAGCTTTAAAATAAAACCAGCAAGATTGCATGAAATAGATCCTGAAAAAGCTGATCTGTTTACCATATACCGCAGCTGGCTGCAATGGCAATTAGCATACACCTGTACCTTTTTGCAAAAGCAGGCCGCTACCAATAAAAGAAAAACAGCTGCCGCAGATATGAGCAGCAAGCTGGTAAGGCCGGCACAGGAGCACATAAAATTGTTGCAGCAAAAAATATCTTATACCTTAATACCCGATATGACGATACCTTTACTGGATTTGATGGAAAAGGCAATGACCGATGTAAGAAAAAAATGGTCTAACAGCACCGGATGGCAGGATATTGGTATCGGCACTTCGGAGGTTTTTTATGTTACAAGAGGAAATAAACAATATAATTTAACCAACCAGGTGGGGAATGTAATGGCA
It contains:
- a CDS encoding transglutaminase family protein produces the protein MAIRVAIQHKTTYKYDRAVTIAPHIFRLRPAVHSRTPIEAYSLKITPKDHFINWQQDPFGNYQARVVFPNPATELSVDVEVIANLTVINPFDFFVEEYAKGFPFKYDEILAKELVPYREIKENGPLLRQWLLEIDRSPKPIVDFLVSINQKVNRDINYTVRMEAGVQTCEQTLETRWGSCRDSAWLLVQVLRYLGLASRFVSGYLVQLTADIKSLDGPSGPEKDFTDLHAWAEVYIPGAGWIGMDPTSGLFASEGHIPLACTPDFASAAPVVGTTDLCNVTFEFDNSVTRIHEDPRVTRPYTEQQWAEMDALGHQVDKELSEGDVRLTMGGEPTFVSIDDMESAQWNTAADGKEKRLLAHDLIFKLRDQFGPGGMLHYGMGKWYPGEPLPRWQYGLFWRKDGVPVWKNSNYIAGERVEKKYTEKEAELFANELAKHLAVSTENISPVYEDVFYFLWSEGKIPANVDPLKYNLKDTTERKTIAQLLDKGLEKPAGFVLPIAWNYWSNTWQSIKWQMNREEVFLIPGNSPIGLRLPLDSLPAVAKEDEPQIVERSLFEEVPAFENFDDTISARYDSVSTHNDPSTSRRPLAAAENTSRRPQPVAAAAAENITAAIPVIKTALCVEEREGVIYIFFPPCDYLEHYLDMLSSVEATAAKLNIPVRIEGYEPPRDNRMERMVVSPDPGVIEVNIHPAKNWDELKHIINTVFEQARLSRLGTEKFMLDGKHTGTGGGNHITIGGAVPADSPLLRRPDVLRSLITYWQHHPGLSYLFSGAFIGPTSQAPRFDEGREERLYEMEIAFSQVPEGEEVPFWLVDRIFRHLLTDITGNTHRAEFCIDKLYSPDSSSGRLGILEFRAFDMPPHKEMSLMQMLLIRTLIAWFWKKPYKHDLIRWGTELHDRFMLPHFVREDMQEVVTDLNNAGYPFKLSWFEPFFEFRFPHYGSVQIKGIDMELRMAIEPWHVLGEEMSSSGTARFVDSSLERVQVKLRNFNEGRYVLLCNGARVPLRATEIKSEYVCGIRYRAWQPPSALHPTIGIDTPLTFDIVDTWNGRSVGGCTYHVVHPGGRSYDAFPVNSFEAESRRVSRFNDFGHTQDVLIATVQTTDTIGEDHYITIDRPSFVIDAPEIEINKEYPCTLDIRQHWKKGKRS